A single genomic interval of Amblyomma americanum isolate KBUSLIRL-KWMA chromosome 11, ASM5285725v1, whole genome shotgun sequence harbors:
- the LOC144109508 gene encoding uncharacterized protein LOC144109508: MSDHPFQCGHCGKSFPQKYDSVQHLCTHTYERPYKCSQCRSSFAEKGHLERHLRTHTGERPYKCDHCHSSFAQKGNLEQHLRTHTGERPYKCDHCHSSFAQKGNLEQHLRTHTGERPYKCDHCDSSFALKGNLEQHLRTHTSERPYKCDHCDSSFALKGNLEQHLRTHTSERPYKCDHCHSSFAQKGTLEQHLRTHTSERPYKCDHCHSSFAQKGTLEQHLRTHTSERPYKCDHCDSSFALKGNLEQHLRTHTSERPYKCDHCHSSFAQKGNLEQHLRTHTGERPYKCDHCDSSFALKGNLEQHLRTHTSERPYKCDRCHSSFAQKGTLEQHLRTHTGERPYKCDHCHSSFAQKGNLGQHLRTHTGERPYKCDHCDSSFARKSHLKQHLRTHTGERPYKCDHCNSSFAQQSHLKQHVRTHTGERPYKCHLCPMVFAQNVTLATHLRQAHKRKKPY; this comes from the coding sequence ATGAGTGATCATCCTTTCCAGTGTGGCCACTGTGGAAAGAGCTTTCCACAAAAGTATGACTCAGTGCAACATCTCTGTACCCACACAtatgagcgtccatacaagtgtagCCAGTGCAggagcagctttgctgaaaagggccacctggagcgacaccttcgtacccacacgggtgagcgtccatacaagtgtgaccactgtcacagcagctttgctcaaaagggcAACCTGGAGCagcaccttcgtacccacacgggtgagcgtccatacaagtgtgaccactgtcacagcagctttgctcaaaagggcAACCTGGAGCagcaccttcgtacccacacgggtgagcgtccgtacaagtgtgaccactgtgacagcagctttgctctaaAGGGCAACCTGGAGCAGCACCTTCGTACGCACACAAGTGAGCGtccgtacaagtgtgaccactgtgacagcagctttgctctaaAGGGCAACCTGGAGCAGCACCTTCGTACGCACACAAGTGAGCGtccgtacaagtgtgaccactgtcacagcagctttgctcaaaagggcACCCTGGAGCAGCACCTTCGTACGCACACAAGTGAGCGtccgtacaagtgtgaccactgtcacagcagctttgctcaaaagggcACCCTGGAGCAGCACCTTCGTACGCACACAAGTGAGCGtccgtacaagtgtgaccactgtgacagcagctttgctctaaAGGGCAACCTGGAGCAGCACCTTCGTACGCACACAAGTGAGCGtccgtacaagtgtgaccactgtcacagcagctttgctcaaaagggcAACCTGGAGCagcaccttcgtacccacacgggtgagcgtccgtacaagtgtgaccactgtgacagcagctttgctctaaAGGGCAACCTGGAGCAGCACCTTCGTACGCACACAAGTGAGCGTCCGTACAAGTGTGACCGCTGtcacagcagctttgctcaaaagggcACCCTGGAGCAGCACCTTCGTACGCACActggtgagcgtccatacaagtgtgaccactgtcacagcagctttgctcaaaagggcAACCTGGGGCagcaccttcgtacccacacgggtgagcgtccatacaagtgtgaccactgtgacagcagctttgctcgaaagAGCCACCTGAAACagcaccttcgtacccacacgggtgagcgtccatacaagtgtgaccactgtaacagcagctttgctcaacaGAGCCACCTGAAACAACAcgttcgtacccacacgggtgagcgtccatacaagtgc